In one Musa acuminata AAA Group cultivar baxijiao chromosome BXJ2-5, Cavendish_Baxijiao_AAA, whole genome shotgun sequence genomic region, the following are encoded:
- the LOC135613224 gene encoding uncharacterized protein LOC135613224 yields MAVVFNLLSRWIWDGKGHETPNSSPSFTYDSYTGFREPDSLKSAANKGPRIRSSSRRTVKKRHNREERQIDKEYDAVLVPSDGGCMSGTDSDDSDWSIGWSEPLDPEFHSEKEANDSFAVLVPCYGRRRLEQVVSSKKHVLGSVDLRDADHYDGKRDIEQWLAEQLST; encoded by the exons ATGGCTGTGGTTTTTAACCTTCTCTCTCGTTGGATTTGGGATGGAAAAGGTCATGAAACTCCCAATTCATCTCCGAGTTTTACGTACGATTCCTACACGGGGTTTAGGGAGCCGGATTCTTTGAAGAGTGCAGCGAATAAGGGGCCTCGAATCCGATCAAGTTCGAGACGAACCGTGAAGAAGCGTCATAACCGGGAGGAACGGCAGATCGATAAGGAGTACGACGCAGTCCTCGTGCCCTCGGATGGGGGATGCATGTCCGGGACCGACTCCGATGATTCCGATTGGTCGATCGGGTGGTCGGAACCCCTTGACCCTGAGTTCCACTCTGAGAAAGAGGCTAATGACAGCTTTGCCGTCTTGGTCCCATGCTATGGGCGTCGTCGTTTAGAGCAGGTGGTGAGCTCCAAGAAGCATGTTTTGGGTTCTGTCGATCTCAGGGACGCTGACCATTACG ATGGCAAAAGGGACATTGAACAGTGGCTTGCAGAACAATTGTCAACATGA